One window of uncultured Trichococcus sp. genomic DNA carries:
- a CDS encoding GntR family transcriptional regulator encodes MRESKTTLIFNQMKKDINEGVYSPNEKLVEADLAARYQTSRNTIRNVLSLLEKDNLVTIEPHKGAKVVSLNLKDIINLLDLRAEVEGYIFKKVAPTILQEDILAMEKIYKSMEKNIHDKDFQDHSDLNNAFHEVIYSKCDNVAATNLVRDLKSQVSKYNFKTILIPGRQEATLTEHKNILEAIKSKNGELASQRVKEHIYSVRDTLTHYNSYLNQ; translated from the coding sequence GTGAGAGAAAGTAAAACAACCCTTATATTTAACCAAATGAAAAAGGACATTAACGAAGGTGTTTATAGTCCCAATGAGAAATTAGTAGAAGCTGATTTAGCTGCTAGATATCAAACGAGTAGAAATACAATTCGAAATGTTCTGTCCTTGTTAGAAAAAGATAATTTAGTAACCATTGAACCGCATAAAGGAGCAAAAGTTGTTTCACTAAATTTAAAAGATATCATCAATTTATTGGATTTAAGGGCTGAAGTAGAAGGGTACATTTTTAAAAAAGTAGCTCCTACAATTCTTCAAGAAGATATTCTTGCTATGGAAAAAATTTACAAGTCCATGGAAAAGAATATCCATGATAAAGATTTTCAAGATCATTCGGATTTAAATAATGCTTTTCACGAAGTTATTTATAGTAAATGTGATAACGTAGCTGCAACCAATCTTGTAAGAGATTTGAAAAGCCAAGTATCAAAGTATAATTTTAAGACTATTTTGATTCCAGGAAGACAAGAAGCTACGCTTACTGAACATAAAAATATTTTAGAAGCAATCAAATCAAAGAATGGTGAGTTAGCCTCGCAAAGGGTAAAAGAACACATTTATAGTGTTCGGGATACGTTAACACATTACAATAGCTATTTAAACCAATAA
- a CDS encoding NmrA family NAD(P)-binding protein, translating into MSVRGIDVHQGDFDHPEFLDTASAGVDWILLVSADGDNDTRIHQHAHAVAAAERAGVSFIAYTSLAKAQESTNLFAPTHKATEDAILKTSIPYSFLRNNSYLENEVSSIQGVLAGAPWVTSAGDGKVGWALQLDDAAYAEAMSGAGVPDFVIPILLAIQKSIREGSLDVESDDFKKLLGRPATPINEALVQIVKCLATTGGLDARRNVE; encoded by the coding sequence TTGAGTGTTCGCGGAATTGATGTTCACCAAGGCGACTTTGATCACCCCGAATTCTTGGATACCGCTTCCGCCGGAGTCGATTGGATCTTGCTTGTTTCTGCGGATGGAGACAACGATACCCGAATTCACCAGCATGCCCACGCAGTGGCTGCCGCAGAGCGCGCCGGCGTCAGCTTCATCGCCTACACCAGTCTGGCGAAGGCACAGGAAAGCACCAACTTGTTCGCGCCCACACACAAAGCTACGGAAGATGCCATTCTAAAAACCAGCATCCCCTACTCCTTCTTGCGCAACAACTCGTACTTGGAGAATGAGGTGTCTAGCATCCAGGGCGTTCTGGCAGGCGCTCCTTGGGTGACATCGGCAGGCGACGGCAAGGTCGGCTGGGCGCTGCAACTTGATGATGCAGCCTATGCCGAAGCGATGAGCGGTGCCGGTGTGCCGGATTTCGTCATCCCTATCCTGCTCGCTATCCAAAAGAGCATCCGCGAAGGCTCGCTAGATGTCGAAAGCGATGATTTCAAAAAATTGCTCGGCCGTCCAGCCACTCCGATCAATGAAGCGTTGGTCCAAATCGTAAAGTGCTTGGCGACAACTGGCGGACTGGACGCGCGGCGAAATGTTGAATGA
- a CDS encoding sugar ABC transporter permease yields MTKAKKTTGYKAQRRYSLAAVYAILAVLSIIWLFPIVWIVLTSFRAEGGAFVPYIIPKSFTLENYRILLQNTTGNYPFVRWFLNTLFVSVISCILSTFITIAMAYALSRLRFKMRKPFLKVALVLNMFPGFMSMIAVYYILKALNLTESLLALILVYSAGSALGFYIAKGFFDTIPMALDESAMIDGANKWEIFTKITLPLSKPIIVYTSLLAFMGPWMDFIFAKIIMGDNIPNYTIAIGLFTMMTRTTANSLFMAFTAGCVLIAIPITILFIFMQRFYVEGVTSGSVKG; encoded by the coding sequence ATGACAAAAGCAAAGAAAACAACAGGATACAAAGCGCAGCGGCGGTATTCGCTGGCTGCAGTCTACGCCATCCTGGCTGTCCTGTCGATCATTTGGCTGTTCCCTATCGTATGGATCGTTTTGACCAGCTTCCGGGCAGAGGGCGGAGCGTTCGTTCCTTACATCATTCCAAAATCATTCACGCTGGAAAACTACAGGATCCTGCTGCAGAACACAACCGGAAATTATCCGTTTGTGCGCTGGTTCCTGAACACGCTGTTTGTTTCCGTGATCAGCTGCATCCTGTCGACTTTCATCACGATCGCAATGGCGTACGCACTGTCGCGCCTGCGCTTCAAGATGCGGAAACCATTCCTGAAAGTTGCGCTGGTGCTGAACATGTTCCCCGGATTCATGAGCATGATCGCCGTGTACTACATCCTGAAAGCCCTGAACCTGACGGAAAGCCTGCTTGCTTTGATTCTGGTCTATTCCGCGGGCTCCGCGCTGGGCTTCTACATCGCCAAAGGCTTCTTTGATACAATCCCGATGGCGTTGGACGAATCGGCCATGATCGACGGCGCAAACAAGTGGGAGATCTTCACGAAAATCACGCTGCCGTTGTCCAAACCGATCATCGTGTACACGTCTTTGCTGGCTTTCATGGGACCGTGGATGGACTTCATCTTCGCAAAAATCATCATGGGCGACAACATCCCGAACTACACGATAGCAATCGGGTTGTTCACGATGATGACCCGCACAACCGCGAACTCGCTGTTCATGGCGTTCACCGCAGGCTGCGTGCTGATCGCCATCCCGATCACGATCCTGTTCATCTTCATGCAACGTTTCTATGTAGAAGGCGTGACTTCCGGATCAGTCAAAGGATAA
- a CDS encoding sugar ABC transporter permease — protein MFKKKSYGQQMTFRELFKEGDVATKLSFVVMGAANLANKQYLKGLIFLFSQIAFFYWLIRNGLRALAMLATLGTQEQGLVFDERLGIEVLQEGDNSMLLLLFGIAAIVICVLLLGLYIINLKSARNIHELKQAGKRIPSTMDDLGSLLNERFYATLMTIPLLGVLLFTVLPLLYMISIAFTNYDHTHLPPKNLFTWVGLVNFGNVISGNMADTFFPVLGWTLIWATLATVTCFFFGILLALLINTKGLKFKGVWRTIFVITMAVPQFISLLVMRNLLNGAGPINATLLSLGLIDAAIPFLTDPIWAKITVIVVNMWIGIPATMLVSTGIIQNLPTDQIEAARIDGANKLQIFRNITFPQILFVMMPALIQQFIGNINNFNVIFLLTGGGPSNSDFYGAGSTDLLVTWLYNLTVNTMDYNLASVIGILIFILSAAFSLLAYTRTNSFKEG, from the coding sequence ATGTTCAAGAAAAAAAGTTACGGCCAGCAGATGACCTTTCGGGAATTGTTCAAAGAAGGGGACGTCGCAACAAAACTTTCCTTTGTTGTCATGGGAGCTGCCAATCTTGCCAATAAACAATACTTAAAGGGTTTGATTTTCCTGTTTTCGCAGATCGCCTTCTTCTATTGGCTGATTCGCAACGGACTGCGGGCGCTGGCCATGTTGGCGACGTTGGGCACCCAGGAGCAAGGGCTCGTTTTTGACGAACGCTTGGGGATTGAAGTGCTGCAAGAGGGCGACAACTCGATGTTACTGCTATTATTCGGCATCGCTGCCATTGTGATTTGTGTGCTCCTTCTTGGTTTGTACATCATCAATCTGAAAAGCGCGCGAAATATCCATGAGCTGAAGCAAGCGGGCAAAAGGATTCCGAGCACGATGGATGATCTGGGAAGCTTGCTGAACGAACGGTTCTATGCCACCCTGATGACGATTCCGTTGTTGGGCGTGCTGTTGTTCACAGTCCTGCCGCTGCTCTACATGATCTCGATCGCCTTCACGAACTATGATCATACGCACTTGCCGCCGAAAAACCTCTTTACGTGGGTCGGCTTGGTGAACTTCGGCAACGTCATTTCGGGTAATATGGCAGACACCTTCTTCCCGGTCTTGGGCTGGACGCTGATCTGGGCGACGCTGGCGACAGTCACTTGCTTTTTCTTCGGCATCCTGCTGGCGCTTTTGATCAATACCAAAGGCCTGAAATTCAAAGGCGTTTGGCGCACGATTTTCGTCATCACGATGGCAGTGCCGCAGTTCATCTCGCTGTTGGTGATGCGCAACCTGTTGAATGGCGCGGGTCCCATCAACGCAACGCTGCTGAGCCTGGGCCTGATCGATGCCGCCATTCCGTTTTTGACGGATCCGATTTGGGCAAAAATTACGGTCATTGTCGTCAATATGTGGATCGGTATTCCGGCAACGATGCTGGTTTCGACGGGGATCATCCAAAACCTGCCGACTGATCAGATCGAGGCTGCACGGATCGATGGCGCCAACAAGCTGCAGATTTTCCGTAACATCACTTTCCCGCAAATTTTGTTCGTCATGATGCCAGCATTGATCCAACAATTCATCGGAAACATCAACAACTTCAACGTCATTTTCCTGTTGACCGGCGGCGGCCCATCGAATTCCGATTTCTACGGAGCAGGTTCGACGGATTTGCTGGTTACGTGGCTGTACAACTTGACAGTCAACACGATGGACTACAATTTGGCGTCCGTCATCGGTATCCTAATCTTCATCCTGTCCGCAGCTTTCAGTCTGCTGGCTTACACAAGAACGAATTCATTCAAGGAGGGCTAA
- a CDS encoding extracellular solute-binding protein, translating to MKTNWKRYFGSGLILGASAMVLAACGGTTDTSDTGSAENTSGEVVVEGDVKLWVDTDHVEVFKEIVADFEKEFPGVTVEVAAGSSADAKKDVSKDPKAAADVFMMPHDQVGQMAEAGLLYPNTKYADEVKANNVESAVEGVTWNDELYGYPYGVESQVLYYNKAKLTEDDVKSWTTLSEKGKIGTNFAEAGANYIFGPLFMSNGLYLYGETGEDPSGTNFNDEKGAEVLAWIAAQKNNPGVIQSGAEALANLEAGVSDAFLSGPWSKNDVIKALGENMGVAAYPTVDFGSGEVQMKAFLGVKLFAVNQQTDAPLASMALANYLSNETSQMTEFQEMGVIPSNKVVQANAEVQEDVVAKAVMEMSQSTHSVVMPKVPEIVSFWPAMDAIINDAYKGNITEAEYMEKLDKLVEDTSKVTEPKEEKE from the coding sequence GTGAAGACGAATTGGAAAAGATATTTTGGAAGCGGTTTAATTCTAGGGGCGTCCGCAATGGTCTTAGCGGCATGCGGCGGCACAACGGATACAAGCGACACAGGCTCGGCTGAGAACACATCCGGGGAAGTCGTTGTAGAAGGCGATGTTAAATTGTGGGTGGACACGGATCACGTGGAAGTCTTCAAAGAAATCGTAGCGGACTTCGAAAAAGAATTCCCTGGAGTTACGGTTGAAGTGGCAGCAGGAAGCTCAGCGGATGCAAAAAAAGATGTCTCGAAAGATCCGAAAGCGGCTGCCGATGTTTTCATGATGCCGCATGACCAGGTCGGTCAAATGGCTGAAGCGGGTCTGTTGTACCCGAACACAAAATACGCAGATGAAGTAAAAGCAAACAACGTGGAATCGGCTGTGGAAGGCGTAACGTGGAACGATGAGCTTTATGGCTACCCATACGGCGTTGAATCGCAAGTTCTCTACTATAACAAAGCGAAACTTACTGAAGACGATGTGAAGAGCTGGACGACGCTGTCTGAAAAAGGCAAAATCGGCACAAACTTTGCTGAAGCCGGAGCCAACTATATCTTCGGACCGCTGTTCATGAGTAACGGTCTTTACTTGTACGGTGAAACCGGTGAAGATCCAAGCGGTACCAATTTCAATGACGAAAAAGGTGCTGAAGTGCTTGCATGGATCGCGGCTCAAAAGAACAATCCAGGCGTGATCCAATCCGGTGCTGAAGCTTTGGCCAATTTGGAAGCAGGCGTTTCGGATGCATTCCTTTCCGGTCCTTGGTCGAAAAATGACGTCATCAAAGCCTTGGGCGAGAACATGGGCGTGGCTGCTTACCCGACAGTCGATTTCGGCAGCGGCGAAGTTCAGATGAAAGCTTTCTTGGGCGTCAAATTGTTTGCTGTAAACCAACAGACAGATGCTCCTTTAGCATCCATGGCTTTGGCGAACTACCTGTCCAACGAAACTTCCCAAATGACTGAATTCCAGGAAATGGGCGTCATCCCATCGAACAAGGTCGTTCAGGCAAATGCGGAAGTGCAAGAAGATGTTGTAGCGAAAGCGGTCATGGAAATGTCCCAATCCACTCATTCAGTCGTAATGCCTAAAGTTCCGGAAATCGTTTCATTCTGGCCAGCAATGGATGCCATCATCAATGACGCATACAAAGGCAACATCACCGAAGCCGAGTACATGGAAAAACTGGACAAATTGGTCGAAGACACATCCAAAGTAACAGAACCTAAAGAAGAAAAAGAATAA
- a CDS encoding glycoside hydrolase family 13 protein, with protein sequence MNTSALYHRPESEFAYLYDPETMHVRLRTARGDVREMGLLYGDPYFLDKEEWFRKPLQMIKTLSTDLYDYWFVQVNAPLKRLAYAFSLTGHDGISVFYGDHGVYPLEEEYLRMPNNYFRMPFFHEVDRYKTPEWVKKTVWYQIFPDRFANGDTANDPEGTLAWGSEDPNRQNFFGGDLQGVIDKLDYLEDLGINGIYFCPIFEASSNHKYDTIDYLKIDPAFGDAETFKKLVDECHRRGMKVMLDAVFNHIGDSSPQWQDVLENGEDSKYVDWFHINEFPASYKRGENFEDAYDITYDVFAANPHMPKLNTANPEVQDYLLNIARYWIEAFDIDAWRLDVANEVDHAFWKKFRIVCDEAKKDFYILGEIWHSSQNWLQGDEFHAVMNYAFTDAIMGYFVKNELSLSKMVSEMNNQLMLYRDQTNQMQFNILDSHDTPRLLTEANEDKDIMKQAMAFTYIQPGVPCLYYGDEIGLTGGMDPDCRKCMVWEEEKQDRDLHQFVKELNGIRKEQQKILSEGTVYWRQVSEESGVIIFERMLGGEVIRGAFNTGEHSARVELIGKALFANLAEVSDGSVELARKGFVLMKE encoded by the coding sequence ATGAACACTTCAGCGCTTTACCATCGTCCCGAAAGTGAGTTTGCCTATCTATATGACCCAGAAACGATGCACGTCCGTTTGCGTACCGCCCGCGGAGACGTTAGAGAGATGGGGCTGCTTTACGGGGACCCATATTTTTTGGACAAAGAGGAGTGGTTCCGCAAACCGCTTCAGATGATCAAAACACTTTCTACGGATCTATATGATTACTGGTTTGTGCAAGTGAACGCACCTTTAAAACGCTTAGCCTATGCGTTCTCCTTAACGGGCCATGACGGAATCTCCGTCTTCTATGGCGATCACGGCGTCTATCCATTAGAAGAAGAATATTTGCGGATGCCGAATAATTACTTCCGGATGCCCTTCTTCCATGAAGTCGATCGCTACAAAACACCGGAATGGGTCAAAAAAACCGTTTGGTATCAGATCTTCCCGGACCGTTTTGCCAATGGGGATACAGCCAACGATCCAGAAGGGACACTGGCTTGGGGATCGGAAGACCCGAACAGACAGAACTTCTTCGGCGGCGACCTGCAGGGGGTCATCGACAAGCTTGATTATTTGGAGGACCTGGGAATCAACGGGATTTATTTCTGCCCGATTTTTGAAGCTTCTTCCAACCATAAGTATGATACGATTGATTACCTGAAAATCGATCCGGCCTTCGGCGATGCCGAAACGTTCAAAAAACTCGTTGACGAATGCCACAGACGCGGCATGAAAGTCATGCTGGATGCCGTCTTCAACCATATCGGCGATTCTTCCCCGCAATGGCAGGACGTGCTTGAAAATGGTGAAGATTCAAAATATGTCGACTGGTTCCACATCAATGAGTTCCCCGCTTCCTACAAGCGCGGCGAAAATTTTGAAGATGCTTATGATATCACCTACGATGTCTTTGCCGCCAACCCGCATATGCCGAAGCTGAACACGGCCAATCCGGAAGTGCAGGATTATCTGCTGAACATCGCCCGTTATTGGATCGAAGCCTTCGATATCGACGCTTGGCGTTTGGATGTCGCGAACGAAGTCGACCACGCTTTTTGGAAAAAATTCCGGATCGTCTGCGATGAGGCCAAAAAAGATTTCTACATTCTCGGCGAAATTTGGCATTCTTCCCAGAACTGGCTGCAGGGCGACGAATTCCATGCCGTCATGAACTACGCCTTCACCGATGCGATCATGGGCTATTTCGTGAAGAATGAACTATCATTGAGTAAAATGGTTTCGGAAATGAATAACCAGTTGATGCTCTATCGCGATCAAACGAACCAAATGCAGTTCAACATCCTCGATTCCCATGACACGCCGCGCCTGTTGACGGAAGCCAACGAGGACAAAGACATCATGAAACAAGCTATGGCCTTCACCTACATCCAGCCCGGCGTCCCTTGTCTGTACTACGGGGATGAAATCGGCTTGACCGGCGGCATGGACCCTGATTGCCGCAAGTGCATGGTTTGGGAAGAAGAAAAGCAGGACCGCGATCTGCACCAATTCGTTAAAGAACTGAACGGCATCCGCAAAGAGCAGCAAAAAATCCTTTCGGAAGGCACCGTCTATTGGCGGCAAGTATCCGAAGAGTCCGGCGTGATTATTTTTGAGCGCATGCTGGGCGGCGAGGTCATCCGCGGCGCCTTCAATACCGGCGAACATTCGGCAAGGGTCGAGTTGATCGGGAAGGCTTTGTTTGCGAATCTTGCGGAAGTGTCGGACGGATCTGTCGAATTGGCACGCAAAGGATTTGTGTTGATGAAAGAATAG
- a CDS encoding alpha-glucosidase yields the protein MEKHWWQEVVVYQIYPRSFRDSNGDGIGDIAGMTEKLDYLEKLGIGAIWLSPVYQSPNDDNGYDISDYEAILDEFGTMAEMEHFIAEADKRNIKVVMDLVVNHTSDEHAWFVEAKKSKDNPYRDYYVWADPSVDGGVPNGLGSAFSGPAWEWDAASGQYYLHIFSKKQPDLNWQNKAMRQEIYGMMNRWIAKGIGGFRMDVIDLIGKIPEKGITGNGPQLHEFLQEMQQATFGNHDLLTVGETWGATPEIAKLYSAPERNELSMVFQFEHIGLDQKPDGEKWDLQPMHVAELKRILTKWQTELGHDGWNSLFWNNHDLPRMLSRWGNDQAYRSQSAKMLAILLHMMKGTPYIYQGEEIGMTNTPITSIEEARDIETINMYRERLAKGYPEEDILASINAKGRDNARRPMQWNASPHGGFTTGTPWIGVNENYTDINAEAALEDPDSIFYTYQKLIRLRKEHPIIVWGDFELVDTVDEVISYYREYEGERWLVVTNFSDEPQPFSVEDEIAAVIIQNDGNEITSLKELQLKPWQAFVVKVTA from the coding sequence ATGGAAAAACATTGGTGGCAAGAGGTTGTCGTTTATCAGATCTATCCGCGGAGCTTCAGGGACAGCAACGGTGACGGCATCGGCGATATCGCCGGTATGACCGAAAAATTGGACTACCTGGAAAAATTGGGGATCGGGGCCATTTGGCTTTCGCCTGTCTACCAGTCGCCGAACGACGACAACGGGTATGACATTTCCGACTATGAAGCCATTCTCGATGAATTCGGCACGATGGCAGAGATGGAGCATTTTATCGCGGAAGCTGACAAACGCAACATCAAAGTGGTGATGGATCTGGTGGTCAACCATACTTCGGATGAGCACGCCTGGTTCGTCGAAGCAAAAAAAAGCAAAGACAATCCGTACCGCGACTATTACGTCTGGGCAGACCCTAGCGTGGACGGCGGCGTTCCGAACGGATTGGGCTCCGCCTTCTCCGGACCGGCCTGGGAATGGGATGCAGCGAGCGGTCAATATTACCTGCATATTTTCAGCAAAAAGCAACCGGACCTGAACTGGCAAAATAAGGCTATGCGCCAGGAAATCTACGGGATGATGAACCGCTGGATCGCCAAAGGGATCGGCGGATTCCGCATGGATGTCATCGACCTGATCGGAAAAATCCCCGAAAAAGGAATCACCGGCAACGGACCGCAGCTGCATGAATTCCTGCAGGAAATGCAGCAAGCGACTTTCGGCAATCACGATCTGTTGACCGTCGGCGAAACTTGGGGTGCGACTCCGGAAATCGCCAAATTGTATTCCGCTCCCGAGCGCAACGAATTGTCGATGGTTTTCCAATTCGAACACATCGGCCTGGACCAAAAACCGGACGGCGAAAAATGGGATCTGCAGCCGATGCATGTCGCCGAACTGAAACGGATCCTGACGAAATGGCAGACTGAACTCGGACACGACGGCTGGAACTCCTTGTTCTGGAACAACCACGATTTGCCGCGGATGCTCTCGCGCTGGGGGAACGACCAGGCTTACCGCTCGCAAAGCGCCAAAATGCTGGCAATCCTGTTGCACATGATGAAGGGCACCCCTTACATCTATCAAGGCGAAGAAATCGGCATGACCAACACGCCGATCACGTCCATTGAGGAAGCAAGGGACATCGAAACAATCAATATGTACCGCGAGCGCTTAGCGAAAGGCTATCCTGAGGAAGATATCCTGGCCTCAATCAACGCCAAAGGCCGCGACAATGCCCGCCGCCCGATGCAGTGGAACGCTTCGCCGCACGGCGGATTTACAACCGGCACCCCTTGGATCGGCGTGAACGAAAATTATACGGATATCAATGCGGAGGCTGCACTTGAGGATCCGGATTCGATTTTTTATACCTACCAAAAACTGATCCGCCTGCGCAAAGAGCATCCGATCATCGTTTGGGGCGATTTCGAGCTGGTGGATACGGTCGACGAAGTCATCAGCTATTACCGGGAATATGAAGGCGAACGCTGGCTGGTCGTGACCAACTTCTCCGATGAACCGCAGCCGTTTTCGGTTGAGGATGAGATCGCCGCAGTGATCATCCAGAATGACGGGAATGAGATTACCAGTTTGAAGGAGCTGCAACTGAAGCCTTGGCAAGCTTTCGTGGTGAAGGTGACCGCATGA
- a CDS encoding alpha-glucosidase, whose product MNGWWKNAVGYQIYPRSFRDANHDGIGDLQGIIEKLPYLQSLGVDFIWLNPVYASPNVDNGYDISDYQDIHPDFGTMADFEELLGKAHAAGIKIIMDLVVNHTSNQHPWFLEAKKGKDNHYRDYYLWADATENKMPNAWQSFFGGSTWTYDDNSGQAYFHVFALEQPDLNWKNPQVREEIYRMIRWWLDLGIDGFRLDAISHIQKEPWDFKISDNPWAPFMNVAGIEVYMQELKEIFDAYPIMTVGEASGVSSKKAVHWTKEDGYLNMIFELEHNVREGQPGAERLNLLGFKKVLSRWQKDLGSNGWNALYVENHDNPRIASILGDESPKSAKAIATMYMLLKGTPFIYQGQEIGMTNFAFESMEQVDAQDSHNLYRILLDSGASPEEALRKVTHWTRDHSRTPLQWEGGMFGGFSELLPWMAVNSNAAHLNIAEQEKDEQSVLSHYKQLIRLRKNQSVFSESAFELILKNHPQVFAYLRKSDTKQVLVLANLSRKPCQIDLPTRVSNKKWQLLLTNADQPAIEKRMRLQPYDAWVFEEIAEILAAAR is encoded by the coding sequence ATGAACGGATGGTGGAAAAATGCGGTAGGCTATCAGATTTATCCCCGGAGTTTCCGGGACGCCAACCACGACGGCATCGGCGATCTGCAGGGGATCATCGAAAAACTGCCCTATCTGCAATCATTGGGCGTGGATTTCATCTGGCTGAACCCTGTCTATGCTTCGCCGAATGTCGACAACGGCTACGATATTTCCGATTACCAGGACATCCATCCCGATTTCGGGACAATGGCCGACTTCGAGGAACTGTTGGGCAAAGCCCATGCGGCAGGCATCAAAATCATCATGGATCTGGTCGTGAACCATACGAGCAACCAGCATCCCTGGTTTCTGGAAGCGAAGAAAGGCAAAGACAATCACTACCGTGACTATTATTTGTGGGCGGATGCCACGGAAAACAAGATGCCGAATGCTTGGCAAAGTTTCTTCGGCGGCTCGACCTGGACTTACGACGACAACTCGGGCCAGGCCTATTTCCATGTCTTCGCGCTGGAACAGCCCGATCTGAATTGGAAAAACCCGCAAGTGCGGGAGGAAATCTACCGGATGATCCGTTGGTGGCTGGACTTGGGGATCGACGGCTTCCGCCTGGATGCGATCAGCCATATCCAAAAAGAACCGTGGGATTTCAAAATCAGCGACAACCCTTGGGCGCCCTTCATGAATGTCGCCGGGATCGAAGTCTATATGCAGGAACTGAAGGAAATATTTGACGCTTACCCCATCATGACTGTCGGTGAAGCAAGCGGCGTTTCCAGCAAAAAAGCGGTGCATTGGACCAAAGAGGATGGCTATTTGAACATGATTTTCGAGTTGGAGCATAACGTGCGCGAAGGCCAGCCGGGTGCGGAACGGCTCAATCTGTTGGGGTTCAAAAAGGTGCTGTCGCGTTGGCAGAAGGACTTGGGGTCGAACGGATGGAACGCCCTGTACGTGGAGAACCATGACAATCCGCGGATCGCTTCGATTCTGGGTGACGAATCGCCCAAATCTGCCAAAGCGATCGCGACGATGTACATGCTGCTGAAAGGGACGCCCTTCATTTACCAAGGCCAGGAAATCGGCATGACCAATTTCGCTTTCGAGTCGATGGAGCAAGTCGACGCCCAGGATTCGCACAATCTCTATCGCATTCTCTTGGACAGCGGTGCCTCTCCGGAAGAAGCATTGCGCAAAGTCACCCATTGGACACGGGACCATTCGCGCACCCCGCTGCAGTGGGAAGGCGGCATGTTCGGCGGATTTTCCGAGCTGCTGCCCTGGATGGCAGTGAACAGTAATGCTGCACATCTGAATATCGCCGAACAGGAAAAAGATGAACAATCCGTTTTGAGCCATTACAAACAACTGATTCGATTGAGAAAGAATCAGTCCGTATTTTCCGAGAGCGCCTTCGAACTGATTCTGAAAAATCATCCCCAGGTCTTCGCTTATTTGCGCAAGTCGGACACGAAACAGGTGCTCGTGCTCGCAAACCTGAGCCGCAAACCTTGCCAAATCGACCTGCCAACAAGGGTGTCCAACAAAAAATGGCAGTTGCTGCTGACGAATGCGGACCAGCCGGCCATCGAAAAGCGCATGCGGCTGCAGCCTTATGATGCCTGGGTGTTTGAGGAAATTGCTGAGATTCTTGCAGCTGCCCGCTGA